Proteins encoded within one genomic window of Salmo trutta chromosome 11, fSalTru1.1, whole genome shotgun sequence:
- the LOC115202203 gene encoding neuronal membrane glycoprotein M6-a-like isoform X2: MGCFECCVKCLGVLPYASLFATILLYAGVALFCGCGHEALSGTVTILQNYFEVVRAETLDVLTMIDILKYVIYGVAAAFFVYGILLMVEGFFTTGAIRDLYGDFKITACGRCVSAWFIMLTYIFFLAWLGVTAFTSLPVFMYFNIWTICQNTTVVEGANLCLDLRQFGMVTIGEERKVCTGSEKFFKMCESNELDMTFHLFVCALAGAGAAVIAMVHYLMVLSANWAYVKDACRMQKYEDIKSKEEQELHDIHSTRSKERLNAYT, encoded by the exons gatGCTTTGAGTGCTGCGTTAAATGCCTGGGCGTCCTCCCGTACGCCTCTCTCTTCGCGACCATCCTTCTGTACGCTGGGGTGGCGCTGTTCTGTGGCTGCGGGCACGAGGCCCTCTCTGGCACCGTCACCATCCTGCAGAACTACTTCGAGGTGGTCCGAGCAGAAACCTTGGACGTCTTAACCAt GATTGATATCTTGAAGTATGTCATCTACGGCGTGGCGGCGGCATTCTTCGTCTACGGCATCCTGCTCATGGTGGAGGGCTTCTTCACTACCGGCGCCATCAGGGACCTGTACGGAGACTTCAAGATCACCGCCTGCGGACGGTGCGTCTCCGCCTGG TTCATTATGTTGACCTATATCTTCTTCCTGGCCTGGTTGGGTGTGACAGCCTTCACCTCGCTGCCCGTCTTCATGTACTTCAACATCTGGACCATCTGTCAGAACACCACTGTGGTGGAGGGGGCCAACCTCTGCCTGGACCTGCGCCAGTTTG GCATGGTAACTAtcggggaggagaggaaggtgtGCACGGGTTCCGAGAAGTTCTTTAAGATGTGTGAGTCTAACGag CTGGACATGACGTTCCACCTGTTCGTCTGTGCCCTGGCCGGGGCTGGGGCTGCAGTTATCGCCATG GTCCACTACCTAATGGTACTGTCCGCTAACTGGGCCTACGTGAAGGACGCGTGCCGGATGCAGAAGTACGAGGACATCAAGtccaaggaggagcaggagctcCACGACATCCACTCCACTCGCTCTAAAGAGCGTCTCAATGCCTACACCTAA
- the LOC115202203 gene encoding neuronal membrane glycoprotein M6-a-like isoform X3, with translation MEENMEEGQNSKGCFECCVKCLGVLPYASLFATILLYAGVALFCGCGHEALSGTVTILQNYFEVVRAETLDVLTMIDILKYVIYGVAAAFFVYGILLMVEGFFTTGAIRDLYGDFKITACGRCVSAWFIMLTYIFFLAWLGVTAFTSLPVFMYFNIWTICQNTTVVEGANLCLDLRQFGMVTIGEERKVCTGSEKFFKMCESNELDMTFHLFVCALAGAGAAVIAMASAATVLIRNNVLLTSQSLGKYCTRF, from the exons gatGCTTTGAGTGCTGCGTTAAATGCCTGGGCGTCCTCCCGTACGCCTCTCTCTTCGCGACCATCCTTCTGTACGCTGGGGTGGCGCTGTTCTGTGGCTGCGGGCACGAGGCCCTCTCTGGCACCGTCACCATCCTGCAGAACTACTTCGAGGTGGTCCGAGCAGAAACCTTGGACGTCTTAACCAt GATTGATATCTTGAAGTATGTCATCTACGGCGTGGCGGCGGCATTCTTCGTCTACGGCATCCTGCTCATGGTGGAGGGCTTCTTCACTACCGGCGCCATCAGGGACCTGTACGGAGACTTCAAGATCACCGCCTGCGGACGGTGCGTCTCCGCCTGG TTCATTATGTTGACCTATATCTTCTTCCTGGCCTGGTTGGGTGTGACAGCCTTCACCTCGCTGCCCGTCTTCATGTACTTCAACATCTGGACCATCTGTCAGAACACCACTGTGGTGGAGGGGGCCAACCTCTGCCTGGACCTGCGCCAGTTTG GCATGGTAACTAtcggggaggagaggaaggtgtGCACGGGTTCCGAGAAGTTCTTTAAGATGTGTGAGTCTAACGag CTGGACATGACGTTCCACCTGTTCGTCTGTGCCCTGGCCGGGGCTGGGGCTGCAGTTATCGCCATG GCGTCAGCTGCCACGGTCCTTATCCGTAACAATGTCCTCCTGACGTCTCAGAGTCTGGGCAAATACTGCACCCGCTTCTGA
- the LOC115202203 gene encoding neuronal membrane glycoprotein M6-a-like isoform X1 encodes MEENMEEGQNSKGCFECCVKCLGVLPYASLFATILLYAGVALFCGCGHEALSGTVTILQNYFEVVRAETLDVLTMIDILKYVIYGVAAAFFVYGILLMVEGFFTTGAIRDLYGDFKITACGRCVSAWFIMLTYIFFLAWLGVTAFTSLPVFMYFNIWTICQNTTVVEGANLCLDLRQFGMVTIGEERKVCTGSEKFFKMCESNELDMTFHLFVCALAGAGAAVIAMVHYLMVLSANWAYVKDACRMQKYEDIKSKEEQELHDIHSTRSKERLNAYT; translated from the exons gatGCTTTGAGTGCTGCGTTAAATGCCTGGGCGTCCTCCCGTACGCCTCTCTCTTCGCGACCATCCTTCTGTACGCTGGGGTGGCGCTGTTCTGTGGCTGCGGGCACGAGGCCCTCTCTGGCACCGTCACCATCCTGCAGAACTACTTCGAGGTGGTCCGAGCAGAAACCTTGGACGTCTTAACCAt GATTGATATCTTGAAGTATGTCATCTACGGCGTGGCGGCGGCATTCTTCGTCTACGGCATCCTGCTCATGGTGGAGGGCTTCTTCACTACCGGCGCCATCAGGGACCTGTACGGAGACTTCAAGATCACCGCCTGCGGACGGTGCGTCTCCGCCTGG TTCATTATGTTGACCTATATCTTCTTCCTGGCCTGGTTGGGTGTGACAGCCTTCACCTCGCTGCCCGTCTTCATGTACTTCAACATCTGGACCATCTGTCAGAACACCACTGTGGTGGAGGGGGCCAACCTCTGCCTGGACCTGCGCCAGTTTG GCATGGTAACTAtcggggaggagaggaaggtgtGCACGGGTTCCGAGAAGTTCTTTAAGATGTGTGAGTCTAACGag CTGGACATGACGTTCCACCTGTTCGTCTGTGCCCTGGCCGGGGCTGGGGCTGCAGTTATCGCCATG GTCCACTACCTAATGGTACTGTCCGCTAACTGGGCCTACGTGAAGGACGCGTGCCGGATGCAGAAGTACGAGGACATCAAGtccaaggaggagcaggagctcCACGACATCCACTCCACTCGCTCTAAAGAGCGTCTCAATGCCTACACCTAA